Proteins encoded together in one Solanum lycopersicum chromosome 7, SLM_r2.1 window:
- the LOC101255606 gene encoding vesicle-associated protein 4-2, producing the protein MALANEKSVSDGKIWGICKLPFWHSTSSSLAASSSSIASSSSSSFRQQHNGISVDNHSNIHAPLKVSSVAKSLLPTRRKLSLDPQNKLYFPYEPGKQVKSAIRIKNISKNPVAFKFQTTGPKSCYMRPPGGILAPDESLIATVFKFVEPPDNNDKQIGKKSRVKFKVMSLKVKDDVDYVPELFDERRDEVAVEQVLGVVFLDAERPCPALEKLNRQLAEAEAEVEARKRPPEDTGPKIVGEGLVIDEWKERRERYLARQQVDGVDLV; encoded by the exons ATGGCACTTGCGAATGAAAAATCTGTATCTGATGGAAAAATTTGGGGTATTTGTAAACTACCATTTTGGCATTCAACTAGTAGCTCTCTGGCTGCTTCTTCCTCTTctattgcttcttcttcttcttcatcttttaggCAACAACATAATGGCATTTCTGTGGATAATCACTCTAATATTCATGCTCCTCTTAAGGTTTCTTCTGTAGCCAAATCACTTCTTCCAACTCGTCGCAAGCTCAGCCTTGATCCACAAAACAAGCTTTACTTTCCAT ATGAGCCTGGAAAACAAGTCAAGAGTGCTATTAGAATCAAGAACATTAGCAAGAATCCTGTGGCCTTCAAG TTTCAAACAACTGGGCCAAAAAGTTGTTACATGCGGCCGCCAGGAGGTATTCTTGCCCCTGATGAAAGCCTAATTGCAACTG TTTTCAAATTCGTCGAGCCACCTGATAATAACGACAAACAAATTGGCAAGAAGAGCAGGGTAAAGTTCAAAGTTATGAGCTTAAAAGTAAAAGACGACGTGGATTATGTGCCGGAGCTG TTTGACGAAAGGAGGGATGAAGTGGCAGTTGAACAAGTATTAGGTGTTGTTTTCCTTGATGCTGAACGCCCTTGCCCT GCACTCGAGAAACTTAACCGCCAGCTAGCTGAAGCTGAGGCTGAAGTCGAGGCACGCAAAAGGCCTCCAGAAGATACAGGTCCAAAGATTGTCGGGGAAGGTCTTGTTATAGACGAATGG aaagaaagaagggaaaggtATCTTGCGAGGCAACAGGTTGATGGAGTTGATTTAGTATAA